A single region of the Drosophila miranda strain MSH22 chromosome 2, D.miranda_PacBio2.1, whole genome shotgun sequence genome encodes:
- the LOC108157148 gene encoding sodium-coupled monocarboxylate transporter 2, whose protein sequence is MSALLNASIQAAAAVAPDSQFVFNSTDYVIFSLMLSISAAIGVYFGFFAKGEDTTEEYLMGGKRMKTLPIAISLVASQLSAISIMTIPGEMYGYGINWFFNVVCMVVVVPLLNYVIIPVFYNNNITNCYEYLEMRFDRKVRVLQTFLFISTMFFMLPIFLFLPSLAFSQVTGFNVHIINAIVSGICVFYTMFGGIKAVVWTDVVQAGIMVVSVVLVGVMGAYRVGGFSEVFRIAGEGGRLDVNFNLDLTTRSTIWNVFSSATIMWAGYVGLNQSCVQRIVSLPSLKHARRALVIFGFGFVIIMFFNCFTGIVIFSRFYDCDPIKTGQVSKVDKMVPYFVQDTVGHLRGLPGVFISCVFSAALSTLSASINSLGGVVYFDYIKPHIRHTEHKANVIMKLFVFFCGIYCVLGGIVVEKFNSILQVLYSIGGVSFGATCAVFMLGMLVPRAHGRAAIIGVLSSIACMSTIVILSWGRNHYDTLPTRVDNCPAPALNATTTVSPLSPAATAAAHTGDGFSILDLSFNWYVVVGFAVTWLVAVPLSYILKQRADVKLDPKLLSPVVQPFVRYELAQADELHELKSENNKA, encoded by the exons ATGTCGGCTCTATTGAATGCCTCGATCCAGGCAGCTGCTGCCGTGGCACCCGACTCCCAGTTTGTGTTCAACTCTACGGATTACGTGATCTTTTCCCTGATGTTGAGCATATCAGCAGCCATTGGCGTGTACTTTGGATTCTTTGCCAAGGGCGAGGACACCACCGAGGAGTACCTGATGGGTGGCAAGCGTATGAAGACCTTACCGATTGCCATTTCTCTGGTGGCCAGTCAGCTCTCGGCCATTTCCATTATGACCATTCCGGGCGAGATGTATGGCTACGGCATCAATTGGTTCTTTAATGTCGTCTGCATGGTAGTGGTGGTGCCTCTCCTAAACTACGTGATCATTCCCGTCttctacaacaacaacatcaccAACTGTTATGAG TATCTGGAGATGCGGTTCGACAGGAAGGTGCGCGTCCTGCAGACCTTCCTCTTCATATCGACCATGTTTTTCATGCTGCCCATCTTCTTATTCTTGCCCTCGCTGGCCTTCTCCCAGG TGACGGGCTTCAATGTGCACATCATCAATGCCATCGTCTCTGGCATCTGTGTCTTTTACACCATGTTT ggtggcatcaaggcggTGGTCTGGACGGATGTAGTCCAAGCGGGCATTATGGTGGTCTCCGTGGTTTTGGTGGGCGTAATGGGGGCCTATCGTGTGGGCGGCTTCTCCGAAGTCTTTCGCATTGCCGGTGAGGGTGGTCGTCTGGATGTCAA CTTTAACTTGGATTTGACAACGCGCTCCACCATCTGGAACGTCTTCTCCTCGGCCACAATCATGTGGGCGGGCTATGTGGGCCTCAACCAGAGCTGCGTCCAGCGCATCGTCTCCCTGCCCTCGCTGAAGCACGCCAGGAG GGCTCTGGTGATCTTCGGCTTTGGCTTTGTGATCATCATGTTTTTCAACTGCTTCACGGGCATCGTGATCTTCTCCCGCTTCTACGACTGCGATCCCATTAAGACTGGCCAGGTGTCCAAAGTGGATAAAATGGTGCCGTATTTCGTTCAGGACACTGTCGGACATCTGCGTGGCCTGCCCGGGGTGTTTATCTCGTGCGTGTTCAGTGCGGCCCTGAGCACTCTCTCGGCCAGCATTAATTCTCTCGGAGGAGTGGTTTATTTCGATTACATCAAACCCCACATCCGCCACACAGAGCACAAGGCGAACGTGATTATGAAGCTGTTTGTGTTCTTCTGCGGCATCTACTGCGTCCTGGGCGGCATCGTCGTGGAGAAGTTTAACTCCATTCTCCAGGTGCTCTACTCGATCGGAGGCGTTAGTTTTGGAGCCACGTGTGCCGTATTTATGCTCGGCATGCTAGTGCCACGTGCCCATGGAAGG GCGGCCATCATTGGAGTTCTTTCCAGTATTGCGTGCATGTCCACCATAGTGATCCTTAGTTGGGGACGCAACCACTACGACACTCTGCCCACACGCGTCGACAACTGTCCGGCGCCGGCCCTGAATGCCACCACCACAGTCTCCCCCCTCAGTCCGGCAGCCACAGCGGCAGCCCACACCGGCGATGGGTTCAGTATCCTGGATCTGTCCTTCAACTGGTATGTGGTGGTGGGCTTCGCCGTAACATGGCTGGTGGCAGTGCCGCTAAGCTACATCCTGAAGCAGCGAGCCGATGTGAAGCTGGATCCCAAGCTCCTGTCGCCGGTGGTGCAGCCTTTCGTCCGCTACGAACTGGCGCAGGCGGACGAGCTGCACGAGCTGAAGAGCGAGAACAACAAGGCCTGA
- the LOC108157147 gene encoding sodium-coupled monocarboxylate transporter 2, producing the protein MSSDTPDLRFGITDFVVFTVMLSASAGIGVYFGFFSKAKNTTEEYLRGGKKMQTLPIAISLVASQLSGIAIMSIPAESYSFGFNYIYVVLAMVPVIPILIYIIVPVFYQNNVSNCYEYLEMRFNKRTRQLVTMAFVLNSFLMLPVYMFIPSLAFSQVTGMNIHLINIMVSSICIFYTMLGGIKAVVWTDVVQGGVMLLSVVTVGVMGTVRSGGLSTVLENAAEGGRMDLDYRLDPRIRLSFWSAMTGGIFMWTGHIGLNQSCVQRIVSLPSYSHAKKSLIIAGLGFIIISLFNTFAGIIMFARYYGCDPILAGLVSKPDKMMPFFVQDIMGHLAGMPGVFISCVFSAALSSLSATLNSLAGVVYFDYIKPHIRHTDARANGIMKLVIIAMGGYCILGGFIVQNFNSILQTVVTITGVNTGAVVGVFLLGMFVPRCNSKVAVSSILISVVGMVWIIANGQMNFKAGLIKYEVLPNSLDQCEARGLHTILDAINQTAVSPITPKLPGPAAPVTTAFDSNRDFSLYDISFYWYKVVGALLVFFWAVPMSYVWPPDPNEKQNPKLYSPFVRKFLNLSNSEQEMEEVPLRKATVREIPELRVDAKEKETEVGLEH; encoded by the exons ATGTCGAGCGACACGCCGGATCTTAGATTTGGCATAACGGACTTTGTGGTCTTCACCGTCATGCTGAGCGCCTCGGCTGGGATTGGTGTGTATTTTGGGTTCTTCTCGAAGGCCAAGAACACCACAGAGGAGTACCTACGCGGAGGCAAGAAGATGCAGACCCTCCCCATTGCCATCTCTCTGGTGGCTAG TCAGCTATCGGGCATTGCCATCATGTCCATTCCCGCCGAGAGCTACTCGTTTGGCTTCAACTACATCTACGTGGTGCTGGCGATGGTGCCAGTCATTCCCATTCTGATCTACATCATTGTGCCCGTATTCTACCAGAACAATGTTTCCAATTGCTACGAG TACCTGGAGATGAGGTTTAATAAGCGCACGCGTCAGTTGGTCACAATGGCTTTTGTGTTGAATTCGTTCCTCATGCTCCCCGTCTACATGTTCATTCCGTCGCTGGCCTTTTCCCAGG TGACTGGAATGAATATTCACCTGATCAATATCATGGTCTCCTCGATCTGTATCTTCTACACGATGCTGGGCGGTATCAAGGCGGTGGTGTGGACCGATGTGGTGCAGGGCGGTGTCATGCTGCTCTCCGTAGTTACTGTGGGTGTCATGGGCACCGTTCGATCGGGTGGGTTATCCACTGTCCTGGAGAATGCCGCTGAAGGTGGCCGAATGGATTTAGA CTATAGACTAGATCCTCGGATTCGCCTATCTTTCTGGAGTGCGATGACTGGTGGCATATTCATGTGGACAGGCCATATCGGCCTCAATCAGAGCTGTGTGCAGCGGATCGTCTCCCTGCCCTCGTATTCCCATGCCAAAAA ATCTCTGATTATTGCGGGACTGGGATTCATTATAATCAGCTTGTTCAACACCTTTGCGGGAATCATTATGTTTGCCCGCTACTACGGCTGTGATCCCATTCTGGCTGGT CTCGTCAGCAAACCGGACAAGATGATGCCATTCTTTGTGCAGGACATTATGGGTCATTTGGCCGGAATGCCCGGCGTGTTCATCTCCTGCGTCTTCAGTGCAGCGCTCAGCTCACTCTCGGCCACACTCAACTCTCTGGCCGGTGTCGTATATTTCGACTACATCAAGCCCCACATCCGACACACAGATGCCCGTGCGAATGGAATCATGAAACTGGTGATCATCGCTATGGGCGGCTACTGCATCCTGGGCGGTTTCATAGTCCAGAACTTCAACTCGATTCTGCAGACTGTTGTGACTATCACTGGCGTCAACACGGGCGCCGTGGTGGGGGTATTCCTGCTCGGGATGTTTGTGCCGCGGTGCAATAGCAAGGTGGCAGTGTCCAGCATTTTGATCAGTGTGGTGGGCATGGTGTGGATCATCGCCAACGGCCAGATGAACTTCAAAGCGGGCCTCATCAAGTACGAAGTGCTTCCCAACTCTCTAGACCAGTGCGAGGCACGCGGTCTGCACACGATCTTGGATGCCAT TAACCAAACTGCCGTAAGCCCAATCACACCGAAACTGCCAGGTCCTGCAGCTCCAGTCACAACTGCCTTTGACAGCAATCGAGACTTTTCCCTCTACGACATCTCCTTCTACTGGTACAAAGTCGTGGGTGCGCTGCTGGTCTTCTTCTGGGCAGTACCCATGAGCTATGTCTGGCCCCCGGACCCCAACGAAAAGCAGAATCCTAAGCTATACTCACCGTTTGTTCGAAAGTTCCTAAATCTTTCGAATTCCGAACAGGAAATGGAGGAGGTGCCGCTGCGAAAAGCAACAGTCCGCGAGATTCCTGAACTTCGAGTGGATGCcaaagaaaaggaaacggaAGTTGGACTTGAACACTGA
- the LOC108157522 gene encoding sodium-coupled monocarboxylate transporter 2: MAASTSELPSTVATVAAATVENLRFSGTDYIVFTLMLSASAGIGVYFGFFSKSKNTTEEYLQGGKKMPTWPVAISLVSSQLSGVAMMSIPAESYTFGFNIVFIVMAMIPTVPVLIYIIVPVFYENNVSNCYEYLEMRFNKLTRQLVTITFIMNQFLMLPVYMFVPSLAFSQVTGINIHLINTVVSSVCVFYTMLGGIKAVVWTDVVQGGVMLLSVVLVAILGTSHTGGLSKVLENASEGGRLDINFGIDPRLRVTFWSGIFSGLLMWTGKVGLDQSCVQRIVSLPSYSHAKKSLLIAGIGFLFIMIFTCFIGIIMFSYYYGCDPIQAGLVSKPDKLMPFFIQDIMGHLIGMPGVFISCVFSASLSSLSASLNSFAGVVYFDYIKPHIRHTDARANGIMKLVIIVMGAYCILGGYMVQNFNSIIQTMWTITGINTGAVVGVFLLGMFVPRCSAKVAVTGIVFSVVAMLWIIINAQINFKAGLIRYDVLPNGLDQCEARDFQVILNSINSNTTTPATTMEAPPQVTTAFGSNRDFSLYDISFYWYKVLGAILVFAWAIPMSYVWPTDKEEKQNPKLYSPFVRKMLNVPDPVVEIEEMPLKSSDLKAKENGTPQDA; the protein is encoded by the exons ATGGCGGCAAGTACTTCGGAGTTGCCCAGCACAGTGGCCACAGTGGCAGCAGCCACCGTAGAGAATCTACGATTCAGCGGGACCGATTACATTGTCTTCACCCTGATGCTTAGTGCATCGGCGGGCATTGGCGTGTACTTTGGGTTCTTCTCGAAGTCCAAGAACACTACCGAAGAGTACCTGCAAGGCGGCAAGAAAATGCCCACATGGCCCGTGGCCATATCCCTGGTCTCCAG TCAGCTCTCCGGCGTGGCTATGATGTCCATTCCGGCAGAGTCCTATACCTTCGGCTTCAACATTGTGTTCATCGTAATGGCTATGATCCCGACGGTGCCCGTTCTCATCTACATCATTGTGCCTGTGTTCTACGAGAACAATGTCTCAAACTGTTACGAG TACCTGGAAATGAGGTTCAACAAGTTAACTCGCCAACTGGTGACCATTACATTCATCATGAACCAATTCCTGATGCTGCCGGTCTACATGTTTGTGCCCTCGTTGGCCTTCTCCCAAG TGACCGGCATCAACATTCACCTGATCAACACAGTGGTCTCTTCCGTGTGCGTCTTCTACACGATGCTGGGCGGAATCAAGGCTGTGGTGTGGACGGATGTCGTCCAGGGTGGGGTGATGCTGCTCTCCGTAGTGCTGGTGGCTATTCTGGGAACTTCGCACACCGGCGGATTGAGCAAGGTCCTTGAGAATGCTTCAGAGGGTGGACGCCTTGACATTAA CTTCGGGATAGATCCTCGCTTGCGTGTCACATTCTGGAGTGGAATATTCAGCGGCCTGCTCATGTGGACGGGAAAGGTGGGTCTCGACCAGAGCTGTGTGCAGCGCATCGTCTCCCTGCCCTCGTATTCCCACGCCAAAAA GTCCCTATTAATTGCTGGCATTGGCTTTCTGTTTATCATGATCTTCACCTGCTTCATTGGTATCATAATGTTTTCCTACTACTACGGATGCGATCCCATACAGGCTGGG CTGGTCAGTAAACCGGACAAACTGATGCCGTTCTTCATTCAGGACATCATGGGGCATCTAATCGGCATGCCGGGCGTATTCATCTCTTGTGTGTTCAGTGCCTCCCTCAGCTCCCTGTCCGCCAGCCTCAACTCTTTTGCCGGCGTCGTCTACTTTGACTACATCAAGCCACACATCAGGCACACGGATGCACGTGCGAATGGTATCATGAAACTGGTTATCATCGTGATGGGCGCCTATTGCATCCTGGGCGGATATATGGTGCAGAACTTCAACTCCATCATCCAGACCATGTGGACGATAACGGGCATCAATACGGGCGCCGTGGTGGGGGTATTCCTGCTCGGCATGTTTGTGCCTCGCTGCAGTGCCAAGGTGGCAGTCACGGGCATAGTCTTTAGTGTGGTGGCTATGCTTTGGATCATCATCAACGCCCAGATTAACTTTAAGGCAGGCCTCATCCGGTACGATGTTCTTCCAAATGGCCTGGATCAGTGCGAAGCTCGCGATTTCCAAGTGATCTTGAACTCCAT CAACAGTAACACCACTACGCCTGCTACCACTATGGAGGCGCCGCCACAGGTGACTACTGCCTTCGGAAGCAATCGGGACTTCTCCCTCTACGACATCTCCTTCTATTGGTATAAGGTGCTGGGTGCTATTTTGGTGTTCGCCTGGGCCATTCCCATGAGCTATGTGTGGCCCACGGACAAGGAGGAGAAACAGAATCCCAAACTCTATTCGCCTTTTGTTCGCAAGATGTTGAACGTGCCCGATCCCGTGGTAGAAATAGAGGAGATGCCGCTGAAGTCATCTGACTTAAAGGCTAAGGAGAACGGCACTCCGCAAGATGCCTAA
- the LOC108157274 gene encoding sodium-coupled monocarboxylate transporter 1 → MAKDLSTLGWDYLMFVLFIALTVLGPLWTRIFGKKKQRSKADYVFATGGVSIVAVMISIARGTLGVRSVLGYPSELFYRGSAMWEIIYGMMTAYPIVCFMFVPVYFNLGITSVYQYIDLRFKSRTVRCLASATYIVRQICNLGITVYTPSVALSTVIGIPYWASIVGMSVICIFFTIMGGLKAAINADVIQTLTILVVTLAVCIQGSISTGGPKKVYQLNRDNGRLSFWNFTGDMTVRVDTVSAWLGQLFMSLSQIGCQQNFMQRYVSLKSLKQVRRVMLSNVPLVFFFFALSWVSGMVIYSTYINCDPYAEGYIKKPDEILPFFVEDQLGFLPGFVGIFMATLFNGALCMMVSNLNSLATVCWEDFVSQLPRFKGLSDKQQLRILKLITVICGLIIMCVAFGVGLLAGVIESSLLVFSATSGPLLGCFLLAMMVPVANWKGTSAGMISACAFVLWIIGGSMTIEKSNPMLPTSTEGCSNHSFSQSIAKPIEMEQLPWLLTHTPIDGYNQTTLLETPPSIAPERTPLETFYSISFMYYSLIGTAMTVVIGTLISMLTQHPDDEYDGKLLHPIIFRCWERFSGPKPYYVKHEEESGLNGRNNSDSSATTTTCKEEKVNHAYESSPDEAHIHNEKQKSNPIAVVFTSSSSGQGVGHQSICDASKVQLDTVPPGETGVYRQLGSGTRAAL, encoded by the exons atggCCAAGGACTTGAGTACTCTGGGCTGGGATTATCTGATGTTTGTGCTGTTCATAGCACTCACCGTTTTGGGGCCGCTCTGGACACGCATTTTCGGCAAGAAAAAGCAGCGCAGCAAGGCTGATTATGTGTTTGCCACGGGCGGTGTATCGATTGTGGCCGTAATGATCTCGATTGCACGCGGAACCCTCGGCGTGCGATCGGTGCTGG GATATCCCAGTGAGTTGTTCTATCGCGGATCGGCAATGTGGGAGATAATCTACGGCATGATGACCGCCTATCCAATTGTCTGCTTCATGTTTGTGCCCGTGTACTTCAACCTGGGCATAACCTCCGTCTATCAGTACATCGATCTCAG ATTCAAGAGCCGGACCGTGCGGTGCCTGGCCTCGGCCACGTATATTGTGCGACAGATCTGCAACCTGGGCATCACCGTGTACACGCCGAGCGTGGCCCTGTCGACGGTCATCGGCATACCATACTGGGCCAGCATAGTGGGCATGTCTGTCATTTGCATATTCTTCACCATTATG GGAGGTCTGAAGGCTGCCATCAATGCAGATGTTATCCAGACCCTGACCATTCTGGTCGTCACATTGGCCGTCTGCATCCAGGGATCCATCTCCACCGGCGGGCCAAAGAAGGTTTACCAGCTAAATCGCGACAATG GTCGTCTTAGCTTTTGGAACTTCACCGGCGATATGACGGTCCGGGTGGATACGGTTTCGGCTTGGCTGGGTCAGCTATTCATGTCCCTCTCGCAGATTGGGTGCCAGCAGAACTTCATGCAGCGATATGTAAGCTTGAAGTCCCTCAAGCAAGTCCGCCG CGTGATGCTAAGCAATGTTCCCCTGGTGTTCTTCTTCTTCGCATTGTCCTGGGTCTCCGGCATGGTCATTTATTCAACGTACATCAACTGTGATCCGTATGCCGAGGGGTATATAAAGAAACCCGATGAGATTCTGCCCTTCTTTGTCGAGGATCAGTTGGGCTTTCTGCCAGGTTTTGTGGGCATCTTCATGGCCACGTTGTTCAACGGAGCCTTGTG CATGATGGTTTCCAATCTGAATTCGCTGGCCACGGTTTGCTGGGAGGACTTTGTGTCGCAGCTACCAAGATTCAAGGGGCTCTCCGACAAGCAGCAGCTGAGGATTCTCAAGCTGATCACCGTCATCTGTGGCCTGATCATTATGTGCGTTGCCTTCGGAGTGGGCCTACTGGCGGGCGTCATCGAGTCTTCGCTGCTCGTCTTCTCAGCCACTTCTGGACCACTGCTCGGCTGCTTCCTGCTGGCCATGATGGTACCGGTTGCCAATTGGAAGGGAACCTCGGCAGGCATGATCTCTGCCTGTGCCTTTGTCCTCTGGATTATTGGCGGTTCGATGACCATCGAAAAAAGTAATCCCATGCTGCCAACCTCTACGGAA GGCTGCTCCAACCACAGCTTCTCTCAGTCAATTGCCAAGCCGATTGAGATGGAACAATTGCCGTGGCTGCTGACGCACACGCCCATCGATGGCTACAACCAGACCACCTTGCTGGAGACGCCGCCGAGCATAGCGCCTGAACG CACCCCTCTAGAGACGTTCTACTCGATCAGCTTCATGTACTACAGTCTTATTGGAACCGCAATGACAGTGGTTATTGGAACATTGATCAGCATGCTGACCCAGCATCCCGACGATGAGTACGACGGCAAACTGCTGCATCCCATCATCTTCCGGTGTTGGGAGCGGTTCTCCGGGCCCAAGCCTTACTACGTCAAGCACGAGGAGGAGTCCGGACTGAACGGACGCAACAATAGCGATTCATCGGCCACCACAACGACCTGCAAGGAGGAGAAGGTCAACCATGCGTACGAGTCGTCGCCGGATGAGGCACACATCCACAACGAGAAGCAGAAGAGCAACCCCATTGCCGTGGTCTTCACCAGCTCGAGCAGCGGGCAGGGCGTGGGGCATCAGTCGATCTGTGACGCCAGCAAAGTGCAGCTGGACACTGTGCCGCCGGGCGAGACGGGCGTGTATCGGCAGCTCGGTTCTGGTACCAGGGCGGCGCTCTAG